One window from the genome of Lynx canadensis isolate LIC74 chromosome E3, mLynCan4.pri.v2, whole genome shotgun sequence encodes:
- the SOCS1 gene encoding suppressor of cytokine signaling 1, which produces MVAHNQVAADNAISTAAESRRRPEPSSSSSPPSPSPSAAPAVPARPRPCPAAPAPGDTHFRTFRSHAEYRRITRASALLDACGFYWGPLSVHGAHERLRAEPVGTFLVRDSRQRNCFFALSVKMASGPTSIRVHFQAGRFHLDGSRESFDCLFELLEHYVAAPRRMLGAPLRQRRVRPLQELCRQRIVATVGRENLARIPLNPVLRDYLSSFPFQI; this is translated from the coding sequence ATGGTAGCACACAACCAGGTGGCAGCCGACAATGCAATCTCCACGGCAGCAGAGTCCCGACGGCGGCCAGAGCCTTCCTCGTCCTCGTCcccgccctcgccctcgccctcggCGGCGCCCGCGGTCCCCGCGCGCCCGCGGCCCTGCCCGGCGGCCCCGGCCCCCGGCGACACGCACTTCCGCACGTTCCGCTCTCACGCCGAGTACCGGCGCATCACCCGAGCCAGCGCGCTGCTCGACGCCTGCGGCTTCTACTGGGGGCCCCTGAGCGTGCACGGGGCGCACGAGCGGCTGCGCGCCGAGCCCGTGGGCACCTTCCTGGTGCGCGACAGCCGCCAGCGGAACTGCTTCTTCGCCCTCAGCGTGAAGATGGCCTCGGGCCCCACGAGCATCCGCGTGCACTTCCAGGCCGGCCGCTTCCACCTGGACGGCAGCCGCGAGAGCTTCGACTGCCTCTTCGAGCTGCTGGAGCACTACGTGGCCGCGCCGCGCCGCATGCTCGGGGCCCCGCTGCGCCAGCGCCGCGTGCGGCCGCTGCAGGAGCTGTGTCGCCAGCGCATCGTGGCCACCGTGGGCCGCGAGAACCTGGCGCGCATCCCCCTCAACCCCGTCCTCCGCGACTACTTGAGCTCCTTCCCCTTTCAGATCTGA